A region of Lagenorhynchus albirostris chromosome 20, mLagAlb1.1, whole genome shotgun sequence DNA encodes the following proteins:
- the TMC6 gene encoding transmembrane channel-like protein 6 isoform X11, with protein sequence MLRGMPLSLAEKRCLREESRPPRGKRRVRGRHGLLSCCSRLRDSCNLALHNLGLTLLSGLQALMPWHYALKRIGGQFGSSVLSYFLFLKTLLAFNTLLLLPLLAFIVAVQAAFPPAPSGSTPAFRGLELLTGRGCFTHTVMYYGYYSNVTLNQPCASPLDGGQCTPAAGGLPYNMPLAYLFTVGVAFFITCITLVYSMSRSFGESYRVGSTSGVHAVTVFCSWDYKVTQKWASRLQHDNIRTQLKELLAEGQLWQRPRRACGRLQRGAVLGLVWLLCLGTTLVCALAVYTFSELVIQQSRVSAERDWALLALPLVVCLLNLGAPYLFRVLAVLERHDSPVLEVYVAICRNLILKVVILGILCYHWLGRRVGTLKDQCWEDFVGQELYRLMVMDFIFTLLDTLLGELVWRLISEKRSQRKGKPEFDIAGNVLELIYGQTLTWLGVLFSPLLPAMQIIKLLFLFYVKKTSLMANCQAPRRPWKASHMSTVFISLLCFPSFLGAAVFLCYAIWQAKPSSICGPFRTLDTMYEAGKVWVRQLEEAGPGVSWLPWIHRYLVESAFPIYLASALLLAVIYLNIQVVKGQRKVICLLKEQLSNEGEDKIFLINKLQRIYERKERSRAGAAPVAAHLTLQLLPAAEPREGEMNSDTLLLPGQTGHPRECTHTPPRPPPGQVGQLRSAGRGPWGSPAPTPGSRSPQNEPSNKIPCPPHSLPCRGLPVVSPGLVRLLPLLSRAFQPWEAWKQLLRKAAGDPLASAGQRDDRGASQPPERGPLPTLLSGRVGRTEEAVMPPAVFTDDWDAQ encoded by the exons ATGCTCCGGGGGATGCCGCTGAGCCTGGCCGAGAAACGCTGCCTGCG AGAGGAGAGCCGGCCCCCGAGGGGCAAGCGGAGGGTCCGGGGGCGCCATGGGCTCCTCTCCTGCTGCAGCCGGCTGCGCGACAGCTGTAACCTG GCGTTGCACAACCTGGGGCTCACGCTGCTCTCGGGGCTGCAGGCCCTGATGCCCTGGCACTACGCCCTGAAGCGGATCGGGGGCCAGTTCGGCTCCAGCGTTCTCTCCTACTTCCTCTTCCTCAagaccctgctggccttcaacacgctgctgctgctgccactgctggCCTTTATCGTGGCTGTGCAGGCCGCCTTCCCGCCTGCGCCCTCGGGCTCCACGCCCGCCTTCAGGGGCCTGGAGCTTCTCACAGGCAGG GGCTGCTTCACCCACACCGTCATGTACTACGGCTACTATAGTAACGTGACGCTGAACCAGCCATGTGCCTCCCCACTGGATGGCGGCCAGTGCACGCCTGCGGCGGGCGGCCTGCCCTACAATATGCCCCTGGCCTACCTCTTCACCGTGGGGGTAGCTTTCTTTATCACCTGCATCACTCTGGTGTACAG CATGTCCCGCTCTTTTGGGGAGAGCTACCGGGTAGGCAGCACTTCGGGGGTCCACGCCGTCACTGTTTTCTGTTCCTGGGACTACAAAGTGACTCAGAAATGGGCCAGCCGCCTCCAGCACGACAATATCCGAACCCAGCTGAAG GAGCTTCTGGCCGAGGGGCAGCTGTGGCAGCGCCCCCGGAGGGCGTGCGGACGGCTGCAACGGGGGGCCGTGCTGGGGCTCGTTTGGCTGCTGTGTTTGGGGACCACGCTGGTGTGCGCCCTGGCCGTCTACACCTTCTCAGAGCTCGTGATCCAG CAGAGCCGCGTGTCTGCTGAGCGGGACTGGGCGCTGCTGGCCTTGCCCCTGGTGGTCTGCCTTCTCAACTTGGGGGCCCCCTACCTGTTCCGCGTCCTGGCCGTCCTGGAGCGGCACGACTCCCCGGTGCTAGAGGTGTACGTGGCCATCTGCAG GAACCTCATCCTCAAGGTGGTCATCCTGGGGATTCTTTGCTACCACTGGCTGGGCCGCAGGGTGGGCACCCTGAAGGACCAG TGTTGGGAGGACTTTGTGGGCCAGGAGCTGTACCGGCTCATGGTGATGGACTTCATCTTCACGCTGCTGGACACGCTTCTGGGGGAGCTGGTGTGGAG GCTCATCTCTGAGAAGAGGTCTCAGAGGAAGGGGAAGCCCGAGTTCGACATTGCGGGGAATGTTCTGGAGCTGATTTACGGGCAGACCCTGACCTG GCTGGGGGTCCTCTTCTCCCCGCTCCTCCCCGCCATGCAGATCATCAAGCTGCTGTTCCTCTTCTACGTCAAGAAG ACCAGCCTGATGGCCAACTGCCAGGCGCCCCGCAGGCCCTGGAAGGCCTCCCATATGAGCACCGTCTTCATCTCGCTGCTCTGCTTCCCCTCCTTTCTGGGCGCTGCCGTCTTCCTCTGCTACGCCATCTGGCA GGCGAAGCCCTCGAGCATCTGCGGCCCCTTCCGGACCCTGGACACCATGTATGAGGCAGGCAAGGTGTGGGTGCGCCAGCTGGAGGAGGCGGGCCCCGGGGTTTCCTGGCTGCCCTGGATCCACCGGTACCTGGTGGAAAGTGCCTTCCCCATCTACTTGGCGTCGGCTCTGCTGCT GGCCGTGATCTACCTCAACATCCAGGTGGTGAAGGGCCAGCGGAAAGTCATCTGCCTCCTCAAGGAGCAGCTAAGCAAC GAGGGGGAAGACAAAATCTTCTTAATCAACAAGCTTCAGCGTATCtatgagaggaaggagaggagcag ggctggggctgctccTGTGGCCGCACATCTCACCCTTCAACTGTTACCTGCGGCTGAGCCCAGGGAAGGGGAGATGAACTCAGACACCCTCCTGCTGCCTGGACAGACAGGCCACCCACGGGaatgcacacacacccctcctcgACCCCCGCCCGGCCAGGTGGGCCAGCTGAGGTCTGCAGGTCGAGGCCCCTGGGGCTCCCCCGCCCCGACCCCAGGCAGCAGGAGCCCCCAGAACGAGCCATCTAACAAgatcccctgcccaccccactccctcccttGCCGAGGCCTACCGGTGGTGAGTCCCGGCCTCGTCCGGCTCCTTCCACTGCTGTCCAGAGCCTTTCAGCCCTGGGAGGCCTGGAAACAGCTCCTGAGGAAGGCTGCTGGGGATCCTCTGGCCTCGGCTGGCCAGAGGGATGACCGTGGGGCTTCTCAGCCTCCCGAGCGAGGCCCCTTGCCGACTCTGCTTTCTGGCAGGGTTGGTAGAACCGAGGAGGCCGTGATGCCCCCGGCCGTATTCACAGACGACTGGGATGCCCAGTAG